The genomic region CCCGCACTCAAATCGATTCCCACAACTTGGGCTTGGGGGTTGAGGTGGACTAGGTATTCAGTTCCTACCCCCGTACCGCAGCCAGCATCGAGAATGCGGATATCTTGTTTTTGCGGTTTTTGTCCGGTACAGAAGCTATAGGCGGCTAGCCAATTCCAGCGCCAGTTATAGCCAGGGGGTGGTTCGTCGAGAAGCGGTTCTGGGGGAAAGGGATACGTGTCGTAGAGTTTAGCGACAGCAGCACTAATGCTTTGGGAGTCTGACATGGATGGGCGATGAGGGCAGCATCAATGTAGTGTAGCGGAATACGGGTTACAGGTGCTATTGGGCGATCGCATACAGCCTCACTAAGATTGTATTGACAATGTAAATACGATTTACCTACACTATGAGGCATGGACACCTACTTCGTGCTGAATGGCATTACCTTTGTATGGAATGAGGAAAAAGCTCGAAATAATCTTGGTAAGCATAATGGAATAACATTTCAGCAAGCCGCAGAAGCCTTCTTCGATCCGTTTCTAGTTGTGGTTGATGCCAGTCGCAATGATGAAGCGCGGGATGCAATTATTGGCATGGATAGTCGATGGAATCTTTTATATGTGGTTCATATTGAGTTCGAGCGAAATAACATAATTCGGATTATTTCAGCTCGGAAAGCAACGCGCAAGGAGCGCGAATACTATGAAAACTGAAACTTTGAAAAAACGATTAGATAAGAATCGCCCCATGACTACTATTACCATTCGTATTCCTGAAGATGTAGTGGACGATTTAAAACGGTTAGCTCCACTACTCGGATTTTCTGGTTATCAACCCTTAATTCGAGCATATATTGGTCAGGGACTTCGAGTAGATCTTGAGCGATTTGAAGGCAATACTGTTTCTGCATTAATTGCCAGTTTAAAACGTCATGGTGTAAGTGATGAAGTTATTCATAAAGCTCTTAGCGAAGCTACCCATGAGTGAATGCTACTCATTAAAGTAATAAATAATAATTGGATGAAAATTGGCTGTTTCTAGTCGCAATTCCAGAGTTTAGCGATCGCGTTCTTATGCCTTGCACTCATGGTAAAACTCGCGAGGAAGCAATTCGTAATGGTGAAGAAGTCATTGAAATGTATTTGGAAGCTTGGCAAGCAGAAGGTGAATCCATTCCCGAACCCAATACGCTTCAAATTGCTTGACGATCGTTTCAATTTCATTGCTGGCTAGTCTAGTGAATGTCATATGTGTTATGAGGCGATCGCAGTACAAGCAATAGTAGATTTACTGGACTCCTTTGCCGTACAGCTTGTAAGACTTAACTGAAAATTTACACATCTCTACGTAAAACAGCTCTACCGATCCTTTTGTATTTAACGCTAGTTTGAATCTAGCAATTTCAAGCCTTCACAGAGAAAAGCTTACTCATTATTCTTGCAGGATTTTTCAAAAATTTGTACAGTTAATAGCTTTATCTTTGCTTGGAAGAACTATCTGATTCAACACTTAAACATAATAATACTATGGATCGTCCCTTTCTTGAGTTTCTTGAGCCATCTAAAGGA from Chroococcidiopsis sp. SAG 2025 harbors:
- a CDS encoding BrnT family toxin; translation: MDTYFVLNGITFVWNEEKARNNLGKHNGITFQQAAEAFFDPFLVVVDASRNDEARDAIIGMDSRWNLLYVVHIEFERNNIIRIISARKATRKEREYYEN
- a CDS encoding type II toxin-antitoxin system HicB family antitoxin, with amino-acid sequence MDENWLFLVAIPEFSDRVLMPCTHGKTREEAIRNGEEVIEMYLEAWQAEGESIPEPNTLQIA